CGGGTAGAAGGAGCCCGGGAAGGCGCCGGTGTGCCAGGCCGGGGAGTCGATCGCCTCCTGCAGGTTCAGACCGCCGTGGACGTGCGCCAGCCAGAAGCACAGCTGCCACTGGTCCTGCTGGTCGCCGCCCGGCGTGCCGAAGGCCAGCGTCGGCACCCCGCCGCGCAGCGCCAGGGACGGGCTCAGCGTGATGCGCGGCCGCTTGCCCGGGGCCAGCGAGTTCGGCAGGCCCTCGTCGAGCCAGAACATCTGCGCCCGGCTGCCCAGGCAGAAGCCGAGCTCCGGGATGGCGGGCGAGGACTGCAGCCAACCGCCGGACGGGGTCGCCGAGACCATGTTCCCCCAGCGGTCCACCACGTCGATGTGCACCGTGTCGCCGCGAGCCTCACCGGTCGGCGACACCGTCGGCTCGCCGATGCCGACGCCGCTCGGGTCCTTCGCCCCGTCCACGCCGCGGTTCTCCGCGATGTGCGCGGACAGCGCCGGCTGCCGACCACCCGGCGCGCCGGGGCGCAGGTCCATCGACGCCCGGTCGCCGATCAGCTCGCGGCGCTCGGCGGCGTACTCGCGGGACACCAGGTCGGTGAGCACGCCGGCATCGGCGGAGTCGCCGTACCACGCCTCGCGGTCGGCGAAGGCGAGCTTCGCCGCCTCGACGGACAGGTGCACGGTGTCGGCGTCGGCGATCCCGTCGACGTAGCCGATCCGGTCGGCGAAGCCCTCCAGCAGGCGCAGCTGCTGCGCGAGCGCCGGGCCCTGCGACCAGATGCCGAACTTCGCCAGCGTCCAGCCGCCGGGCAGGTCGATCGTCAGCGGCGTCTCGTAGCCGGCCTCGAACTCGGCCATGTCCTGCGCGGTGATCACGCCCGCGTGGTCCCGGCCGGAGTTGTCCCGGTGCGGGATCCGCGCGAACTTGTCCACCGCCTCCGCGACGAAGCCCTGCGACCAGGCGCGGCGGGCGGCGTCGATCTGCGCCTCGCGGCCCGGCCCGGCCGCCTCGGCCTCGGTCAGCAGCCGCTCCCAGGTGTCGGCCAGCGCCGGGTTCCGGAGGACGCTGCCCGGCGCGGGGGCCGCGCCGTCGGTCAGCCACAGGTTCGCCGAAGTCTGCCAGTGCTCCCGGAACATCTCCCGGACGGTGTCGATCGTGGTGCTGATCCGCTCCACGATCGGGTAGCCGCCGCGCGCGTAGCCGATCGCGTACTTCAGCACCTCGCGCAGCGATTTGGTGCCGTGGTCGCGCAGCAGCAGGAGCCAGCCGTCCCACGCGCCGGGCACGGTCGTGGCCAGCAGGCCGGTGCCGGGCACCAGGTCGAGGCCGAGCTCGTCGCGGTAGTGCGCCACGGTCGCCCCGGCGGGCGCCGGGCCTTGGGCGGCGAGGGCGCGTGGCCGCGGGTCGTCGGCGGTGGCGAACAGCGCGGGCAGCTCCCCGCCCGGTCCGTTGAGGTGCGGCTCCACGACCTGCAGCACGAGTCCGGCTGCGACCGCGGCGTCGAACGCGTTGCCGTCGTCCTCCAGCACGGCCATGCCCGCGGCGGAGGCGAGCCAGTGCGTGGAGGCGACCATCCCGTGCGTACCGGCGAGTTCCGGGCGAGTAGTGAACACGTCAACTACCTTAAGGTCCCATCACCCGGTTGATCGATAGCCGAAGCAACAATCTCCGGCAGCAGCCCCGTGCTCCGTTTCCGCTGGTGACGACCCGTGAGTACTTCGGGGTGCTATGGCACCACAAAACACTCACGGGTCCTGACCAGGGAAAACGGAGCCGCATGCACCTCAGCCCACCGGGGTCCGGCCGACTCCTCGCCAGCTCAGGCCCGCTCGGCGGAGGGCGTCCGGGTCCAGGTGGTTGCGGGTGTCCACGACCACCGGGGCTTCGAGCTCCTGGGCCACGCGGGCCCAGTCCAGGGTGCGGAACTCCTGCCACTCGGTCAGCAGCACCAGCGCCGCGGCGCCCTTCGCCGCCTGGTACGGGTCGTCGACCAGGGTCAGCGGCAGTCCCGGCTCGTCGCCGCGCAGGCCCGGGTCGAAGGCGACCAGCTCAGCGCCTCGCGCCGCCAGCAGCCGGGCCACCTCCAGCGCGGGCGAATCGCGCAGGTCGTCGGTGCCCGCCTTGAACGTCAGGCCCAGCAGCCCGAGCCGGACGCCGTCCAGCGAACCGCCGCAGGCGTCGACGACCTTGGCCACCATCCGCTCCCGCTGCCGCGCGTTGGCCGAGATGGTCGCCTGCAGCAGCGGGAAGTCGAACTCCACGGCCTCCGCGACCTGCAGCAGGGCCGCGGTGTCCTTGGGCAGGCAGGAGCCGCCCCAGCCCGGGCCGGGCTGCAGGAACGCCTGCCCGATGCGCCGGTCGTAGCCCATCCCCTCGGTCACGTCGGTGATGTCGGCGCCCAGCCGCTCGCACAGCTCGGCGATCGCGTTCACGTAGGACAGCTTGGTCGCCAGGAAGCAGTTCGCCGCGTACTTCACCATCTCCGCGCTGGCCGCGTCGGTGAGCACCGTCGGCGCACCGAGCCGCGCGTACAGCGCCGCCACCCGCTCGGCCGCGTCCTGGCTGTCCGAGCCGACCACGATCCGGTCCGGGTTGAGGAAGTCGTGCACCGCGGAGCCCTCGCGCAGGAACTCCGGATTGCTCACCACCGCGACGTCGGGACGCCCGACCAGCTCGCGCAGCCGCGCCGAGGTGCCCACCGGCACCGTCGACTTCGTCACCAGCACGCACCCGGCAGGCAGCACCTCGCGCACCTCGCGCGCCACCGACTCGACCACCGCCAGGTCGGCGCCGCCGCCGGAACCCATGGGCGTCGGCACGCACAGGAACACCACTTCGGCATCGGCCACCGCGCCCGCCGAGCCCAGCACGAACTCCAGCCGACCGGCCGCGATGCCCTCCTGCACCAGCTCGGCCAGCCCGGGTTCGTGGATCCGGACCTCGCCGCGGGACAGCTGCGCGACCTTCTCCGCGTTGACGTCGCTGCACACCACGCGGTGCCCCAGCGAAGCCAAGCACGCACCGGTGGTGAGTCCCACGTACCCGGTACCGACAACGACGATCCGACGGGCGAACACAGTCCCCACACCCCTTCGCGCGCACGACCGGGCGGTCGCAACCCCCTTCGGCATCGTGGCACATCGCCCGACGAGTGGAAC
This portion of the Saccharopolyspora antimicrobica genome encodes:
- a CDS encoding gamma-glutamyltransferase family protein gives rise to the protein MFTTRPELAGTHGMVASTHWLASAAGMAVLEDDGNAFDAAVAAGLVLQVVEPHLNGPGGELPALFATADDPRPRALAAQGPAPAGATVAHYRDELGLDLVPGTGLLATTVPGAWDGWLLLLRDHGTKSLREVLKYAIGYARGGYPIVERISTTIDTVREMFREHWQTSANLWLTDGAAPAPGSVLRNPALADTWERLLTEAEAAGPGREAQIDAARRAWSQGFVAEAVDKFARIPHRDNSGRDHAGVITAQDMAEFEAGYETPLTIDLPGGWTLAKFGIWSQGPALAQQLRLLEGFADRIGYVDGIADADTVHLSVEAAKLAFADREAWYGDSADAGVLTDLVSREYAAERRELIGDRASMDLRPGAPGGRQPALSAHIAENRGVDGAKDPSGVGIGEPTVSPTGEARGDTVHIDVVDRWGNMVSATPSGGWLQSSPAIPELGFCLGSRAQMFWLDEGLPNSLAPGKRPRITLSPSLALRGGVPTLAFGTPGGDQQDQWQLCFWLAHVHGGLNLQEAIDSPAWHTGAFPGSFYPRAWEPGRVVAESRLGAETLAELQRRGHDVLDAGPWALGRLSAVSRDPETGVLRAAANARGAQGYAAGR
- a CDS encoding UDP-glucose dehydrogenase family protein, whose translation is MFARRIVVVGTGYVGLTTGACLASLGHRVVCSDVNAEKVAQLSRGEVRIHEPGLAELVQEGIAAGRLEFVLGSAGAVADAEVVFLCVPTPMGSGGGADLAVVESVAREVREVLPAGCVLVTKSTVPVGTSARLRELVGRPDVAVVSNPEFLREGSAVHDFLNPDRIVVGSDSQDAAERVAALYARLGAPTVLTDAASAEMVKYAANCFLATKLSYVNAIAELCERLGADITDVTEGMGYDRRIGQAFLQPGPGWGGSCLPKDTAALLQVAEAVEFDFPLLQATISANARQRERMVAKVVDACGGSLDGVRLGLLGLTFKAGTDDLRDSPALEVARLLAARGAELVAFDPGLRGDEPGLPLTLVDDPYQAAKGAAALVLLTEWQEFRTLDWARVAQELEAPVVVDTRNHLDPDALRRAGLSWRGVGRTPVG